Proteins from one Ketobacter alkanivorans genomic window:
- a CDS encoding NUDIX hydrolase — protein sequence MESPWLAIAKRLQALAVTGQQFTRDQYELERYSEIESLSNQMLALLGNAPIAVVETLFASGETGYVTPKVEVRGAILRGDRILLVQEKEDGLWAMPGGYADVGLSPAENVEKEVWEEAGMKVKACHLYALRHKARGDYPPDPRDFYKLHFICQCQDTEVPSPGLETHAAEFFPLHSLPPLSLGKVLPEDVQAAFDFVERGELRTYFD from the coding sequence TTGGAAAGCCCTTGGTTGGCGATAGCCAAGCGCTTGCAGGCACTGGCGGTTACGGGGCAGCAGTTTACCCGCGACCAGTATGAGCTTGAGCGTTATAGTGAAATCGAATCTTTGTCGAATCAGATGTTGGCGTTGTTGGGGAATGCGCCGATTGCGGTGGTGGAAACATTGTTCGCCAGTGGTGAAACGGGTTATGTGACACCCAAGGTTGAAGTGCGTGGCGCTATATTAAGGGGTGATCGCATCCTGCTTGTACAAGAAAAAGAAGATGGCCTTTGGGCTATGCCAGGTGGGTATGCCGATGTCGGGCTTTCTCCTGCAGAGAACGTAGAGAAAGAGGTGTGGGAGGAGGCAGGCATGAAGGTAAAGGCATGCCATCTTTACGCGCTGCGGCATAAAGCCAGAGGGGATTACCCACCCGATCCCCGTGACTTTTACAAGCTGCACTTTATTTGTCAGTGCCAGGATACGGAAGTGCCTAGCCCTGGTCTGGAAACCCATGCTGCAGAGTTTTTCCCTTTACACAGTTTGCCACCCCTTTCTTTGGGGAAAGTGTTGCCCGAAGATGTGCAAGCCGCGTTCGATTTTGTTGAGCGAGGCGAATTGCGTACGTACTTCGACTAA
- a CDS encoding SDR family NAD(P)-dependent oxidoreductase translates to MIQTVAITGASSGIGKALAYEFASRGADLALMARRMDVLEELAADIKTRYPKVKSYCIELDVAQTESILPALEQAKALLGSLDCVIANAGITGVNKTGAGDFSKDQRVIQVNLIGGMATVDGAARIFREQGRGKVVGISSVSAFKGIPGSAAYSASKAGFSNYLDATRIELRKHKIDVIAVHPGFVKTDIAPNMDKYPFVITAEKAARDIVSGIVKGTSNIIVPALPWAVLGRVMPMLPDSVIAKAF, encoded by the coding sequence ATGATCCAGACTGTAGCCATAACCGGAGCTTCTTCGGGAATAGGAAAAGCACTCGCTTATGAATTTGCCAGCCGTGGTGCCGATCTGGCGTTGATGGCCCGGCGCATGGATGTATTGGAGGAATTAGCTGCTGATATTAAAACCCGTTACCCCAAGGTTAAGTCTTATTGCATCGAGTTGGATGTGGCGCAGACTGAATCCATTCTCCCTGCGTTGGAACAAGCCAAGGCATTGCTGGGCTCGTTGGATTGCGTGATTGCCAATGCCGGTATCACCGGCGTGAATAAAACCGGTGCGGGTGACTTTAGCAAAGATCAGCGGGTCATTCAGGTAAACCTTATTGGCGGAATGGCAACGGTGGATGGCGCCGCACGTATTTTTCGAGAGCAAGGGCGGGGCAAGGTGGTGGGCATTTCATCGGTGTCTGCCTTTAAAGGGATTCCTGGCAGCGCTGCGTATTCAGCATCGAAAGCTGGGTTCAGTAATTATTTGGATGCCACGCGCATTGAATTGAGAAAGCATAAAATTGACGTGATTGCTGTACATCCTGGATTTGTAAAAACGGATATTGCCCCTAACATGGACAAATATCCGTTTGTGATTACTGCAGAAAAAGCCGCTCGTGATATCGTCAGCGGTATTGTAAAGGGCACATCCAACATTATCGTACCGGCGCTGCCCTGGGCGGTACTGGGGCGGGTTATGCCGATGTTGCCTGATAGTGTTATAGCGAAGGCGTTCTAG